One Dehalococcoidia bacterium genomic region harbors:
- the gatC gene encoding Asp-tRNA(Asn)/Glu-tRNA(Gln) amidotransferase subunit GatC, which translates to MKLTREEVQHISQLCRVGVTEKDIARFQEQLSAILEAFEVLKEVDTASVPPTAHALALQNVLRDDTVTESLSREDVLANAPQEEMGCFRVRAILEE; encoded by the coding sequence TTGAAGCTGACCCGTGAGGAAGTCCAGCACATATCCCAGCTCTGCCGGGTGGGCGTGACCGAGAAGGACATCGCCCGTTTTCAGGAGCAGCTTTCCGCCATCCTTGAGGCCTTCGAGGTGCTGAAGGAGGTGGACACCGCCAGCGTGCCGCCGACCGCGCACGCGCTGGCGCTCCAGAACGTGCTGCGCGACGATACCGTGACCGAGTCCCTGTCGCGCGAGGACGTGCTCGCCAACGCGCCGCAGGAGGAGATGGGCTGCTTCCGCGTCCGGGCTATCCTGGAGGAGTAA
- a CDS encoding CoA transferase — MTASALSGIRVLELGDFVSAPYCARMLADMGADVIKVERPPLGDSSRRYGPFLDDMPHPERSGLFLYMNVNKRGVTLDIEKPTGRAILHKLLAQMDVFVMGLAPREMDALGLAPATLHAAYPRLIITSLTPYGLTGPYRDRRANDLTCSAASGATFLTGRPEREPLTQPCFQADHQCGVSGTAATIAALLMREATGEGQVADISETDTMASIYVGSNVTSSVKEGKDRQRTGIRYPGHYPDGLFRVKDGHICLNCPQIVQWVRFLEAMGAPEWTKDPRYRNRKAMAQEYPDEVDRRMTDMLKDRTRAELYALGQERRVPIAMVQTAEDLYRDPHLRARDYFVRLTHAEVGEREYPGAPYKFSRTPWQARRPAPLLGEHNDEVYCGMLGHSRDDLVTLRRAGVV; from the coding sequence ATGACCGCCAGCGCCCTCTCCGGCATCCGCGTTCTGGAACTCGGCGACTTCGTATCCGCGCCGTACTGCGCCAGGATGCTCGCCGACATGGGCGCGGACGTCATCAAGGTCGAGCGCCCGCCTCTCGGCGACTCGTCGCGCCGCTACGGCCCATTCCTCGACGACATGCCCCACCCGGAGCGCAGCGGCCTCTTCCTGTACATGAACGTCAACAAGCGCGGCGTCACCCTGGACATAGAGAAGCCCACGGGGCGCGCGATTCTGCACAAGCTCCTCGCCCAGATGGATGTCTTTGTCATGGGCCTTGCGCCCCGCGAAATGGACGCGCTCGGACTCGCGCCCGCGACGCTGCACGCCGCGTACCCGCGGCTCATCATCACCAGCCTGACGCCCTACGGCCTGACCGGCCCCTACCGCGACCGCCGCGCCAACGACCTGACCTGCTCCGCCGCGAGCGGCGCGACCTTCCTGACAGGCCGGCCCGAGCGGGAGCCGCTGACCCAGCCCTGCTTTCAGGCCGACCACCAGTGCGGCGTCAGCGGCACGGCCGCCACCATCGCGGCGCTGCTCATGCGCGAGGCCACCGGCGAGGGGCAGGTCGCGGACATCTCGGAGACGGATACGATGGCGAGCATCTACGTGGGCAGCAACGTGACGTCGTCCGTCAAGGAGGGCAAAGACCGCCAGCGGACGGGCATCCGCTATCCGGGTCACTATCCGGACGGCCTCTTCCGGGTCAAGGACGGACACATCTGCCTCAACTGCCCGCAGATCGTCCAGTGGGTGCGGTTCCTGGAGGCGATGGGCGCGCCGGAATGGACGAAGGACCCGCGTTACCGCAACCGAAAAGCAATGGCCCAGGAGTACCCGGACGAGGTTGACCGCCGCATGACCGACATGCTGAAGGACAGGACAAGGGCCGAGTTGTACGCCCTGGGCCAGGAGCGCCGCGTGCCCATAGCGATGGTGCAGACAGCCGAAGACCTGTACCGCGATCCGCACCTCCGCGCGCGGGATTACTTCGTCCGCCTGACGCACGCCGAGGTTGGCGAGCGCGAGTACCCGGGCGCGCCGTACAAGTTCTCACGCACGCCCTGGCAGGCGCGACGGCCAGCGCCGTTGCTCGGTGAGCATAACGACGAGGTCTATTGCGGCATGCTGGGCCATTCGCGCGACGACCTCGTCACGCTGCGACGGGCTGGCGTGGTGTAA
- a CDS encoding CoA transferase: MLPLEGYRVIEFGWAVAGGTPGLLLADLGAEVIKVESRERLDGLRLGVGGRKDIPDPEERSLHFHWVNRNKLGVTVNLKHSRGAEMVLRLAAQSDALVENYSAGTLESLGIGYAALRAARPDIVVVSLTGAGQTGPQRDLLAYANIMSSLAGLEALTGYPDEGAPVLSYPAYSDMSTATHAALATLFALFHRRRTGEGQHVDVSGWESTTSLLGPALMDYALNKRVQGLQGNRHQSVAPHGVYPCKGVNRWIALAVEDDAAWEGLRRAMGSPDWASDPALADGYGRVQRRDDLDRRVAAWTRERTVEELVPLLERAGVTVAPAATPTELARDPHFRQRGVFMEITHPRTGEEVTSVAPWRVGPEPLRVRRPTPLVGEHTRYVFREVLGLADAEAAALERDKALY, translated from the coding sequence TTGCTCCCTCTAGAAGGCTATCGCGTCATTGAGTTCGGCTGGGCGGTCGCCGGAGGCACGCCCGGCCTGCTGCTGGCCGACCTCGGCGCGGAGGTCATCAAGGTCGAGTCGCGGGAGCGGCTGGACGGGCTGCGGCTCGGCGTCGGAGGCCGCAAGGACATCCCCGACCCGGAGGAGCGTAGCCTCCATTTCCACTGGGTCAACCGGAACAAGCTCGGCGTCACCGTCAACCTGAAGCACTCGCGCGGCGCGGAGATGGTGCTCCGGCTCGCCGCGCAGAGCGACGCCCTCGTGGAAAACTATTCGGCGGGAACGCTCGAAAGCCTCGGCATCGGCTACGCCGCGCTGCGCGCCGCGCGCCCCGACATCGTCGTCGTCTCGCTCACCGGCGCGGGCCAGACCGGGCCGCAGCGCGACCTCCTGGCCTACGCCAACATCATGAGCAGCCTGGCGGGGCTTGAGGCCCTCACGGGCTATCCCGACGAGGGCGCGCCCGTCCTCTCGTACCCGGCGTACTCGGACATGAGCACCGCCACGCACGCCGCGCTCGCCACGCTCTTCGCGCTGTTCCACCGTCGCCGCACCGGCGAGGGGCAGCACGTTGACGTCTCCGGCTGGGAGAGCACCACCAGCCTGCTGGGCCCCGCACTCATGGACTACGCGCTGAACAAACGGGTGCAGGGACTCCAGGGCAACCGTCACCAGAGCGTCGCGCCGCACGGCGTCTATCCCTGCAAGGGGGTAAACCGCTGGATAGCGCTGGCCGTTGAGGACGACGCCGCGTGGGAGGGGCTGCGTCGCGCGATGGGCAGCCCGGACTGGGCGTCCGACCCGGCGCTCGCCGACGGCTATGGCCGCGTGCAGCGCCGCGACGACCTGGACAGGCGCGTCGCCGCGTGGACCCGCGAGCGCACCGTCGAGGAGCTTGTACCCCTGCTGGAGCGGGCGGGCGTGACCGTCGCGCCGGCGGCGACGCCCACGGAGCTGGCCCGCGACCCGCACTTCCGCCAGCGCGGCGTCTTCATGGAGATCACACACCCGCGCACGGGCGAGGAGGTCACGTCGGTCGCGCCGTGGCGGGTCGGCCCGGAGCCGCTGCGCGTCCGCCGTCCCACGCCGCTGGTGGGGGAGCACACGCGCTACGTCTTCCGCGAGGTGCTGGGCCTGGCCGACGCGGAGGCGGCCGCGCTGGAGAGGGACAAGGCGCTGTACTAG